In Phycisphaerae bacterium RAS2, the DNA window CATCGCCATGGCGATCAACGGCGTGAAGCTGGCGTACGCGATCCAGGCCGGTCGCGAAGTGCGCGTGATCGTCGATGCCGACAAGGTGGACGATTCCAGCGCGATGCGAATCGCCCGCGAGATCGCGCAGAAGATCGAAGCCGAAATGACCTACCCCGGCGAGGTGAAAGTGACCTGTTTGCGCGAGGTGCGTGCCGTGGAGTACGCGCGGTAAAAGGGATTGGCGCGAGCGGCATGACAACGTGCCGCCGCGTCAGGGGATCGTCGAGAGGGGGGCGGTCGCGGGTTCATCGGGAAGGGGGGCTTCCGACTCGGGGTCCGCGCTATCTTTCGGATCGAAGGCGTCGGCGCGGGCCAGTCGCAGCAACTCGCTGTCGCGCAGCAGTTCACTCTGGGTCTGAACGCGTCGCAGCCAGGCACGATTGACCGGGTCCAGTGCGTCGCGATTGAGATACTCCAGGACAAATCGCAACTGGTCGCTCTTGGAGCAGAAGTCCGGCGCGAGCACGCCCATCGCCGCCACGTCGCGCACGATGCTCTCCTGCCGCCGAGTCGTAATTCGAATTCGCTTGCCGACCGAAGCATCGAGAAAGTAGAACTCGAATCGCTCGTCGGGCAGCGAGCGGATCAGCACGTTTCGCCAGAACAGGTCGCGGTGGACAAACCCCGCCTCGTGCATGTGGCGCACCTGCCGCGCCAGCGAGAGCAGGATCTCCCGCCGCGCGCGGCGCACGCGCGACGACTCGGGGAAATCGCTGTATCGACGGATGAACGATGACAGGCTTATGGCATCCGGCACGGCCTCGGTGATGAGAAAGCAGCTTCGCAGGAAGTGGGCCGTCCGCCGCTCGCCATAGGCCACCGGGCGAATTGCCTGAATGCCCAGGTCGCGCATCAGCGTCAGCGTGTGAAACTCGTTACGGGCGCGGCTCGCTTTGCAGAACGTACCGCGGAAGAACCCGCGAATCCGCTGCTTCCACCGCGGGTAGTGGTAGCGCTTCACATAGAGCGATGCACCGTCGTCCAGCGTGCAGCGGATCGTGTCGCTTGTGCGGCTCCACGCGGCGAGATGATCGCCGAGCCGCTCCAGCACCGCCTGCACGCTGTCCAGCCTCGCCGCGGCCAGTCGCTCACGAAACGGCGGATCGATGTGAATCGTGTCGGTGTGGAGCATGTAAAACGCCGAAACATCAAAACGTCAAAAAGTCGAAACCTCAAGAAGTCGAAGCGTGCCGTCGCAGCGCCTCGCTCGCCACCAAGCCGGGCAAATGGCGGGCAACGCCCATCCTACGGTCCTGCTATCTTCGTGCCCTCGTGCCTCCCAGCCTTTGTGCCTTCACCCAATAACATCGCCGCCGCATCGTACACCCGATCCGGCTCCAACTGGTTCATGCAATTGTGATGCCCCAGCGGGCAGGTTCGCTTCATGCAGGGCTGGCAATCCAGCTTGAGCATCACATTCCGCTCGCGGGCAAAGCGTGTGTCGGTCCACGCCGGGTCGCTCGATCCGAACACCGTCACCACCGGCACGCCGAACGCCGCCGCGAAGTGGCGCGGCCCCGTGTCGTTCGTCACCAGCAGATCGCACCGCCGCACCAGCGCCTTGAGCGGCCCCAGCCCCAGCGGCGGATCAATACATATTTCAACATTCTGCGTCGCCGTTGCCAGCCGCTCGGCGATTGCTCGCTCCTTCGGCCCGAGCGACGCCACCACGCGCGCGCCGCGCTCCCGCACTAGCCGATCCGCCAGCGCCGCGTACTTCTCCGCCGGCCAGCACTTGGCCGATCCGTAATTCGCGCCGGGGTTGAACACCACGAGCGGCGCATCGCCCGCCTTTCGCGCACCGATCCGTTGATCAATGGCCGCTTCATCTTCCGGCGTCGTCGCCAGTATGAGCTGGTCGCCCGGCGACGGGCAGCCCGCCGCGACCGCCAGTGCGTTGTAGTAGTCCAATGCGGGAATCGGCGTGAACTTTCCCTCCGCGCGCGGCGCGTGCAACCGATGAGTCAGCAGCCAGCCGCGGCCATCCCGCGCGTATCCAATCCGATGTGTCACGCGCGCCAGCCGCGCCAGCAGCGCCGAGCGAAAGGAATTGGTGAACAGGACCGCGAGATCAAAACGCTCCCGCTTCAATCGCGCCGCCAGCCCCAGCAGGCTCCCGATTCCCCCGTCGGGCCAGGGGATGAACTCGTCCGCCAACCCCGCGCCGGCCAGCACATCGCCCACATACGGGCGCATCAGGTGCGCGATTCGCGCATCGGGGTAGCGCCGGCGAAGGGCCTGCATGGCGGCCGTCGCCATGACGACATCGCCGACCCAGTTGGGAACAAAAACGAGGATTCGCGTGGGTGTCATGCCTGGATGCCGGCCGGGGCGGTCGCAACCCGCCGACGGCCGTATGTTATGCGATGACAACCAATTAGCCTATTCGCCGGGGCGAAATGCATCCGCCGCTGGAGCGGGCCTCAACTGGACAGCCCGCGCCGGCGGGCCTAAAGTAGCGGGATTCATTCCCCGCGGAGAAAAGCCGCGGCGGTCGGCCGTCCGGGGCGGCAGGTGAGGAACGCGTCATGGGTTTGATGTCGGGTAAGAAGGGCGTCGTGTTCGGCGTGGCGAACGATTACAGCCTCGCCTGGTACATCGCCGAGCAGTTGCACAAAGAGGGCGCCGAGATGGCGTTTAACCATCTTCCGGGCGAGAAGATGGAGCGCCGCGTGCGCAAGCTCGTTGAGCCGATTGGGGCGAAGGTCATCGCCCCGTGCGACGTGTCGAAGGACGAAGACATCGAATCCTTCATGAACCGCGTGCGCGACACGTACGACCAGATCGACTTCATCGTGCATGCCGTGGCTTTCGCCAATCGCGATTGCCTGACCAACCGCTTCTGGGAGACCCGCCGCGAGGACTTCAAGCAGGCCATGGACATCAGCGTTTACTCGCTGATCGGCGTCTGCCAGAAGGCCTACAACATGCTGCGGGAGGGCGCGAGCGTGCTCACCTTGAGCTACCTCGGCGCGGTGCGATTTGTGCCCGGCTACAACGTCATGGGCGTCTGCAAGGCCGCGCTGGAGAGCACGGTGCGATACCTGTCGGCCGACCTTGGTGATCTGCGCCGGGTGCGCGTGAACGCGATCTCGGCCGGCCCGTGCCGCACGTTGAGTTCATCGGGCATCAGCGGGTTCGACCAGATTCTCGAGCATTACCCCACCAAGACGCCCCTGCGGCGGAACATCACGTCGGATGAGGTCGGCAAGTCCGGCCTGTATCTGTGCAGCGATCTATCGAGCGGCGTGACCGGCGAAATTCACTATGTGGATGCCGGGTACAACATGGTCGGGTGGTAGAGACGGCGAAACGCCGAACACGCCCACCTGCGCCGGATTGGTGCGTCGAGGACGCACCCTACGCGGGAGTGAATGGGGCGAGGAATCGCCCTACGGTTTCGCTTCCCCCCACGGCCACATCTTCTTCAGCGCCCATTCCGTCCAGGTGTCGGTCTTGCCGCTTAGGTGCGCGCCGATGGCATCGACGAACGGCTTGGCCGAGCGCTCCAGGACCGTGAGCGCGCCCTCGCGCTGAATCTGATCAATTGTCTGCCCGTAGGATGCGAGGATTTTTTCGCTTAGCAGATCGGTCGTCACGGCGCCGACGGCAAAGGCCGCGTCGATCGCCCGGCCG includes these proteins:
- the rfaP_1 gene encoding Lipopolysaccharide core heptose(I) kinase RfaP yields the protein MLHTDTIHIDPPFRERLAAARLDSVQAVLERLGDHLAAWSRTSDTIRCTLDDGASLYVKRYHYPRWKQRIRGFFRGTFCKASRARNEFHTLTLMRDLGIQAIRPVAYGERRTAHFLRSCFLITEAVPDAISLSSFIRRYSDFPESSRVRRARREILLSLARQVRHMHEAGFVHRDLFWRNVLIRSLPDERFEFYFLDASVGKRIRITTRRQESIVRDVAAMGVLAPDFCSKSDQLRFVLEYLNRDALDPVNRAWLRRVQTQSELLRDSELLRLARADAFDPKDSADPESEAPLPDEPATAPLSTIP
- the rfaF gene encoding ADP-heptose--LPS heptosyltransferase 2 translates to MTPTRILVFVPNWVGDVVMATAAMQALRRRYPDARIAHLMRPYVGDVLAGAGLADEFIPWPDGGIGSLLGLAARLKRERFDLAVLFTNSFRSALLARLARVTHRIGYARDGRGWLLTHRLHAPRAEGKFTPIPALDYYNALAVAAGCPSPGDQLILATTPEDEAAIDQRIGARKAGDAPLVVFNPGANYGSAKCWPAEKYAALADRLVRERGARVVASLGPKERAIAERLATATQNVEICIDPPLGLGPLKALVRRCDLLVTNDTGPRHFAAAFGVPVVTVFGSSDPAWTDTRFARERNVMLKLDCQPCMKRTCPLGHHNCMNQLEPDRVYDAAAMLLGEGTKAGRHEGTKIAGP
- the fabI gene encoding Enoyl-[acyl-carrier-protein] reductase [NADH] FabI; the encoded protein is MGLMSGKKGVVFGVANDYSLAWYIAEQLHKEGAEMAFNHLPGEKMERRVRKLVEPIGAKVIAPCDVSKDEDIESFMNRVRDTYDQIDFIVHAVAFANRDCLTNRFWETRREDFKQAMDISVYSLIGVCQKAYNMLREGASVLTLSYLGAVRFVPGYNVMGVCKAALESTVRYLSADLGDLRRVRVNAISAGPCRTLSSSGISGFDQILEHYPTKTPLRRNITSDEVGKSGLYLCSDLSSGVTGEIHYVDAGYNMVGW